DNA sequence from the Plodia interpunctella isolate USDA-ARS_2022_Savannah chromosome 12, ilPloInte3.2, whole genome shotgun sequence genome:
aagaccccaactttcaatattcatttcggtacaacttttgaacggctgaaccgattttcatgaaacgtGGCTAAGAatactcgggataaaattatcttaacacaaaaaacttatcgtagctcccaaacgtaTGAACCGATATGAATTTATACCGGATCATACGTTTGGGAGCTatgatgccacagacagatagatacacagaaacacagacagacacgttaaacttataacacccctctttttgcgttgggggttaaaaacaGTATATGCGCATcaaaattatgaaacaaatcTTGTAAATTCTAAGCATTTCGAGTCGCGGAAGTCAAATTCAGATTCTTTATTACAAATCACATGTTAAAGCTGCATCTAcacgcacactagcgccaacACACATTTTATCAATGTATTTGTTAACGAAAACTATTaacttcattaaaaaaattatctacaCAAATTATGCTACATTATAGATAAAGGTTAACGCTAGATAAGTTTGTTGGTCCTACTAAGTATAATGTAAATCAATTCTATCCTTgaatattatgtacaataaaatagaGTTTACCTAAAAATCAATTCATCAATAAAAGCAAGAGCCGTGCGGGAGGCGCCGACGACCACAATTCTCGCATTGACATTAGACATAGGAACACTGCAAAATTTCTTGCTCAAGAACCATGTCGTGAAAGGTATTCTGTAGacaaattgacaaaatattttataataaaaataggaacTGAGAAAGGCATTTCCAAGTACAGATTTCTATAATTGAGTTTGCCAAATACAtgctaaaaaaattgcaaattaggtttttaaatattattttgcagtttatttataaggcaatttaaaattaaataaagtatcttaaatatacttaagtgTTCTAATACACTGCACAACTCACAAAGGGATGTGCAGACTGACAGGGTCGCCATGTAAAGTGGACAATATGAAACAAGTAAAGCAACTTAAATACTAAGAACTGAtcaaaagtacatacatagattTATTCAAAGCGCCAATGCGTTTCAGCTCCCTCGTTTCAAAGTATTCGATTTCGTTCTTCCTAGGCATCAAGGGTATCATCATCGAAGCTAGGATGTTGGCTTTGTTAgctatctataaatattaattaatcgatactattattataaagaggtttgcgtttgtgagtttgtatgtttgaggcgggtaatctccgaaactaccgaaccgatttcaaaaattctttcaccattagaaaggacACACTATCCAAGAATGAAGaagctataagctatattttatctcaaaattcccacgggagcaaagccccgtgTAACATgtagtaaatttaataaagtttttgagtaacctaaaattaattaaaatgtatagcGACACAAGAATGTATAATACTAAACTAGACGAATGAGCAAAGCTGTTTCTAAATTGAgtgtaaattttttgtttttgttttttcttgaaTATGTTGACTTGACACTAATAGTCTGCCAGAATGGGATGGctacaaatttcataaattttgtgCCAAACTTTATGAACTATTAGGTATTGGCACGTAGCCATTGTGGAAATTTAATCTTTAGAACAATGCAAATAAGTCTAGTTttcaatgtcattattttgaaatatttattcgtaatcagtctagataaaatatagtttgatACCTACCCATTTATTCCTATAAGCCGTGAGCCAAATCAAGGAGTTACTGCCAAACAGCCTCATCATATCCCTGGCAAAGAATCTGAAATGTTGCTCGAACACGCGATACGAGACCACTGTCTTTAGTGTCGTGAACCCGCTGTCCAGTTCCTGATGCTGTTTGTGGTATTTGTGGATATGGTACGACTCTAGAAGGAATTTCGTTCGGATGAAGTCAATTTGCTCTGGAGGCCTGCAATTAATGGGTTTATTgctttaaatttggtacaaagaTGTCATAATGAGGCAATGGTTATGGAAACTCATGTTTAGTCAGATCACATATCAATATATgcgacaaacaaaaaataaagagttATATTGgtcaaattttgtcattttggcATGACCAGATgatgcacccaggatcggctcccaataAGGGATCTCCAAGGTAGTCGTTGTGTATGTCCAATTGCACATAATGGCACGCCCGGGcgcctcagccatgaggaataagacatatattataactagctTTCGCCCACAACTTCAGTGggatttcaggaaatcccttcttagtgtaCTGTCCTAGGaatctacacaccaaattttaactttctacgcccagtggTTTGGATGTGcgtagatataaatataaatcattacttagataaaacttatttactatttagGCTCAATGATACAAAATGAATCTTAACTAAAGCCACTCTACCGGTCGCCACCAACTTGCAGCTTGCAGGTCCATTTCCatgtcattataaaatataataaaaaaaataagtacacatTAATTTACTGACTCCACAATGCCGAAGCCGACGACCGCAGTCCCACAGAGCATGACATATACTTTGTTCTCTTTCCCTCTCATGAGAGTATCCTCGACCGTCCATATCGTATCTCTCGCTTCCACATCATGTAACACTTGAGATATTTGTGGCACGTCCGCCATCTCCGCTTCGCGGACGCGGAGTTTTCTAGACAGAGAGAggaatattatacaaatcGTAGATGCTTCTAATATTCTGCCTTTGTATTGTTAATTTCATGTTACCATTGAAATTGgctgtacaaaatattatctgtCGATCTATTTTTTAGTTTGGCGACTATATTCTAATAGGAAATGTTGTGTACGTAATGTATGTAGACGTACACTAGGTGACTCTCTCTCACTTAAGCGATTTACCAGTATATTCCTCCGCCGTTAAGCATCGGAGCCTAGAGACCGCTTTCCTTCTCcacttttttaaacactaGCTAATTGTGGTGAACGAAATTTTTTCCCAAGAATCCATCCCGCAGATACAGCACAACAACTACTGACAACAACAACGTGGTCCATATATTACTAATAGCTTCACACGGAGCCGCCGGACTACTTTTGTGGCGCTGACTCTGTTGTGCAACTTACAATTGGttttggaaaatttaaatagatatattataataacccAAAAATAGCATTTCTGTGTGCCACGTATAATGCGGTATCAGCGTGTATGTCACCGAGTATTGGAACAAACTGAAATCATAACATATTGGAGAAAGTAAAGACATGAGTATAgataattttgtgtaaaattataaccAAAACTGCCAGTGACATTTCCACATTCTATTGTACGTATTCTATtaacaaatgttttaaaacaaatttgtcagaaaataataacagcaTCATTTAATAAGAACGCATTCTATCTACATatcatatgtatttattaaacattttaaaaaagagCTAACTGACCTACATCTTCGAAATCTTGTTTCCGAGCATTTATAATGggaagtaataattattttacattataaaattaaagttctACAAAGCAAATTAGACAAATACATTGATGTATCATATTCATTTACTTATATTGAATTTATGCgtccattttttaatttctaattcaaattatttcgcAGATTTCTaccatttttttgtaataagtctcttaataatattagtaacattattatatagctGTACTTACACAAAAATGCTGCAACAACGAAAAGGCCGGCTCTTCCAGAGGTACCTCAATGATACAGTAGTCGTAATCCTTCATTATTTCAAACGCAGCTTCCAACAAGTCGAAAGAATgcctaaaaataatacactaTCAAGTTCTAGCTTTTATTTCCCACTGTTGGTCAAAAGCCTTCCATAATACGAATCTCTATCACTGgtcaaagaatattattttcaagaattttttttaacagttaGGCAAATAGAGATGAAACTGCCAGAactatttctttattcaaagaaaatttCCCGAAAAACAGCCAGCATCATTGTgagttttcaaataatattttttacttacaataacaatattcgATAGcaattttatatcattgtCATATTTTCATACTGTCATCAATTTCTTATATTACTAAAGTATCTTCATAAAGTCTCACCTTTCGTGCACGTCGTCTCTTAGTCCAAACAACTCGATCACAAAAGCGTTTGGTTCTCCAACGTAGTGGAACGGAATGATACTGGGCTTTCTTTTTGGCACTTCGGGTACTTTGCCTGATTgaattacaaacattttttgatttcGTACATTACATAATCACagtttgatttttataaactctcctctctctcatctcaccgttttcccggttgcttcaTCGCCCATAGATCGTGGAACCCTGGGACAGTTTTCATACATTTCTTTCACTAAAACTTTAGCTTCACaaacctatattattttccttgcGCCACAGACTTGTCCTTCTTTtggttgtttgtttttctgtaCGCCTAGAAATCGAacaataagttaaataaattgacaatgCTCAACGACTAACAGAAAGTACTCTGCTTAGGCTGGAATTTGGAAGAAATCAAACATAGAATTGCGTACGTACTTACTTATCAACTTTTCGCGACATTGTAATTTCAGTATCTGGTCCAATTTCATTCGCCGTTTCATTGTTTCCCGTCAATGTAGTAGTCCGCATTTCGCTCTCATCTGGATATCTATATTGAAAGTTGATAGATGTACTCCAtagaattagtaagtactccgttgtacgaagtacttactaaggCCATGATGTCATCTATGGCAACGTCGGTAAAACAGTATTAAAAGGTGATATACTCGGTGTCTACACCGAGTATATTCGTAACGTATAACGTATAACGCttcaaaaatagatttaagatttatgaacaaatttaatttaaatacggTGATCAATCTAATCAAATCTGGAAGTAAATATATGACTCTGTCAATATTCACACATATTTACGATATATTTCGGAACATTCCACACGGCCCGACACTTACAAATACGCTTTTCGGGAATTTCCATTTATCTGTACTGTTTACCCTTAATTCTTGTCAAATGATATTAGGCCAAAGGGAAACACAATTCAAATTTTCCAAAGTTAAAAGAGACTTTAAATCCGAGTACTCgacataaatttaaacttgatATTTCTAAGCATTCTTGAGAGGAACTGTCTTGAGAAACGGAAAGACATACAGCAGGACTGACGgataacaaatataagttgttattttgtatactaCAAGGTCATAAAGACAAAACTAACAGCAATTCATCAAACGGCAACTCGTCAGGTAACATCATGAGACCAGCATCGATATTCACGATTTCGTACTCGAACGGGTCGTCTTCCTCCAACAACGCCACTACGGTCGTGTGTGTCATTTGTGACTGCACCGACGTTGTAGGTGTTACAGCGTATTTGGAACTTGCGTCTGAAGACTTCCTACTGTCAATACTGGATCGGTACACTTGCTGGTCGAAGCTGACTCGGCTGCTCTTCGCTTTTACTATTTCCATTGTTTTCTGTTCTGAAAACTAAGGTCTTTATGTTCAACTTTAGTTTCACACTATATAGGGCTTTCATCTGTGGCACTTTCCAGATATttccaagaaaaaaaatccatccAACTCACAAATTAGAATCATTTCTCATGCATTGAAAGACGTAGTAACGTCACAGACGTGGTATAATATGATAGTCATTCacttttataaagtaaatttaccgatataatttattatttatttatttagaccaGGGAGCCTTTAACTAggtacatgcataccaaatttcaacaaaatcggtccagcggtttagccgtaaaagcggatcacacagacagacagactttcacatttataatattagtataaatataaaggcaCATTAATTATACTTACGCTTGGATGGCGAACAGTTTTCATTTTCACCATTCGACTGTATGGACTCCATTTACCGCACATTACAGGTTCTCTGAAAAAATGGAGAACTATCATTATCctcacatataataaaacagcctctaccacgtctgtctgtctgttcgcgataaactcataaactactgcacggatattcatgagattttcaccaatagttagtgtgattcctgaggaagatttaggtatataattatgtttttacccgagcgaatccgggccgctagtaatatatataatgatactTTATTTACCCAAAAGTGCTGAGCAACTTGTTTGACCGCTTCCTCATCTCCCTGTCGAGCGGTGTGGTCTTCATCAGGCCATAGAACTGCTTCAGGTCGTACGTCCCCTGCAGCTTCTCGTAGTTGATGTCCGAGTTCAGGCACATCACGCCCGCTATTGATCTGTCTTTTTGCTGTAAAATgacaaagttaaaaaaaggTAGGGGTGCTGTATCctcttggctggcaacacgGACTGTTTATCGAACAATCTTGAATAGAAATGTTCgtaaaattagttttcttcCTATTATAGACTGTACACTCTTGAGTGTACAGTCTCTCTTTAGGTTACTTCCACCGCCATGAAACTTCGGAGTCCAGAGACCGCTTTCCTGCTTTTCCTCTTCCACTTTGTACGATCTTCTGCATTCTTGTCGGATTAttggcaaaagctagttgaaTATAAAGAAGACTTTACACTAACCTCTGCAACGATGATACGCCTCTTAGTTTCTGGGTGGTGCCCGACCAGCTCAGCGATGTAATATTCACCATACAACTCCTTCAGTCTTGGACACTTTTTGTCAAGAATCTCTACTATTTCATCGTTGTCTTCTTGACTGTGaatgttttgttaatattttagaaatattctaAAGTATCTCTCAGTACAAGgtgactttttaataattgcaTCCTTTTATATACTCAGACCATAATACTGAACAACTTATAACCCtctatttaaatggatttgttatacatgtcacacatgctttttaacctatttttgaaaataataatgagatgaaaaaattctggaatcgagcgggaatttcAAATCAGGCTCGATTCCAGTTTTTTTTCGGGAATTATAAACTTCTATTTGTTTTGACTTGGGACTCTGATTCGGAAAAccttacaaaagaaaataagacATTACTAACACGGCCCGTCGCAGTTTTAGCTGCGGACAGAAGTTTCGTTTCTCAGCTGCGAACATAATCATCCCTAAATTGTCGTCGGTAAATCGTCTGGCATTATACGTGTAAGTAATGTTATTTTGGAACACGTTGTATTTGGTGTAGCATTCtgaaacaaatacatttgGGAATGAATATTGTCATCGTACAATACAGTTGTATGCACAAGTATTACAAACTGTCATTGAGACGAGGAAATATCAATGGGAAATATAGATTAACAATAGTGTCATGAGAATTTACGCAGGTATCTAAGATTTCATTCCACATGATTCCATCTATAAAAGCTTTCTAAGATACGAACGATACTTCAAATATGCGAACTCTTTAATGGAGGTCACGCCAGCGAATTCTCCGCGAGGGCGCTGATGATGTGAAGGTTCTGATTccaatttaaatgtttgtttgtgttcTACGGGGGACATTTGTTTGACCTTCACACAGTTATATAAACATAAGTTGAAATTATGATTATGTCTGTGGACCCTACACGACATCAGCGGCCCTGGCGGCGAATATTTACATTAGTATATAACAGTATTTATACTTGACCTTCCGGACAGCCCTTATTGACAAGTAGGAGAATATTCTTCAAATACAAGTCATTGACGAACACTGAGACTAGGGCTTCTGACACGAAGTAATCGACGACCTCGGCCGCACAACACATGTAGTGAATGAACAGCGTGTTGCGGGATAAGTAGAAGCGACTGAAATAATAGCATGGTACTAATATAGATGATGCTTGACATATAACACAACAGTTACTATCACAACGAGACGAAAGACAACGAATATTTAAGAGTTCAGGATGAAAAATCTGCCGTACGAGGATGACTGAGGTACAGAATAGGGAGTCTTGTGCTAATCAGAGATCCAAGACCACAAAGTTAACGCGCATGTTACCCCCCTAGTGTTGCAagcgttgataggctgtgaTGAccaccatcaggtgggccgcatgcatGTTTGCCTGCTTAATAGTATAAAAAGCGGATCACATGTCGAATTGGCCTCTATGAAATCCTTACTCGTTTCGGCGGCCGACGTTGCCGTGTATTAATTGCCATAGAACGCGCccccattgctccgtcgtTCTCCGCTGTATTGACGCCCGTCGACGGATCGGAAATCGACACTGTACAGAGTGTTCGACGCACATCAATggatgtcaatgtcaaacctatagaaaacaacagtGTGTCAACGCATCGGATGGCGAGAAGCAATGGACCGGGCTATTACTGAAACATGTTCCGCATCCAGATCTCCCAGTGCGCGGCGTGCAGCGCGGCCTGCACAGGATGGTCGCCGAGCGCCACGAAGCCCGTCACTTCCTTGCGCTCGTTGATCATGCAGATCGACAAGGTTGACAACTCGCtgaaaaatgtaacaataaacaatcaaatattatttacaagcttttgcctgtggcttcgcccgcgtgattttctttgcgaaagcggaacataCATGATTCTCATACATAGTTTCACCCCCCCCATGGgtaaatgtttgaaaaaataagtacctagcctatatttgaacggGGGATTTCTTGCATTGCAATtgcataacaaatttcatcaaaatccgatTTAGCGGTGAAAGCGAAGCAGTGAAGACTTTCGCATATTATTAGAATGGATAAAAAAGCCTTTTTAAAACACAAACCGAAAAAGCCGTTGGGCTTTTTCGGTTTGTGTTTTAAAAAGGCTACTTACTGTAATCAATATGATCCACCTATTGAGGTGGATCATATTGATTACAGTAAGTgcgtatttatttcatttattaggCACACACACAGAATACAGATAAAACAGTACATAATTTCTAAACAGTCTGGACGTAGATAGGCACTGATCTAGTGATAATTGTTTAGATTtcctaaagtatatttttaaacccgACAACAAAACACCCACTCAACTTGATAAAAGTTAACAAATCTAGCAGTAATGTCTGCTAGATTTGTTAACTTTACACAACTCATAAAAACCACGTAATTTAGACAACTCTATCCAAtagaaaatactattaaatacaAGCATGtatgtcaaaattttactGTTACGTACATCAAATACCtaccaataataaattttcacacaTGACtgatatatacttacattaaagCACCAATGCTGGCTTCCCCAAATAAAGGAACAGTTAGATTTCGA
Encoded proteins:
- the LOC128674368 gene encoding cilia- and flagella-associated protein 61-like isoform X2 → MSIFFDFDVGPSGRRLRRAVDEDKYDIEKFCDRNLTVPLFGEASIGALIELSTLSICMINERKEVTGFVALGDHPVQAALHAAHWEIWMRNMFHRFYLSRNTLFIHYMCCAAEVVDYFVSEALVSVFVNDLYLKNILLLVNKGCPEECYTKYNVFQNNITYTYNARRFTDDNLGMIMFAAEKRNFCPQLKLRRAVQEDNDEIVEILDKKCPRLKELYGEYYIAELVGHHPETKRRIIVAEQKDRSIAGVMCLNSDINYEKLQGTYDLKQFYGLMKTTPLDREMRKRSNKLLSTFGEPVMCGKWSPYSRMVKMKTVRHPSFSEQKTMEIVKAKSSRVSFDQQVYRSSIDSRKSSDASSKYAVTPTTSVQSQMTHTTVVALLEEDDPFEYEIVNIDAGLMMLPDELPFDELLYPDESEMRTTTLTGNNETANEIGPDTEITMSRKVDKRTEKQTTKRRTSLWRKENNIGKVPEVPKRKPSIIPFHYVGEPNAFVIELFGLRDDVHERHSFDLLEAAFEIMKDYDYCIIEVPLEEPAFSLLQHFCFVPILGDIHADTALYVAHRNAIFGKLRVREAEMADVPQISQVLHDVEARDTIWTVEDTLMRGKENKVYVMLCGTAVVGFGIVEPPEQIDFIRTKFLLESYHIHKYHKQHQELDSGFTTLKTVVSYRVFEQHFRFFARDMMRLFGSNSLIWLTAYRNKWIANKANILASMMIPLMPRKNEIEYFETRELKRIGALNKSIIPFTTWFLSKKFCSVPMSNVNARIVVVGASRTALAFIDELIFSESCTYLSFCNVTLISPSAVPHIRKNSQASELMFTKYNSSSDNYVKSVPYTYYVNIVHATLVGIDKRHKYVTVSSGGNIYYDYLCLTFGKQYQPPDYFLDAFKKDHRQRHGEPCKYQRLDNPRYVTEEVHITADYLPENVFIVNSYNESTRAINYVTKLASSAQASCTYLSDYKIIVYGATIHTYCCLTALLEADIPAENIIFVEPFPSKDETEPRISLFCNESVDQAVQEVLANLNITVYRSYYYQDWTIDVNNRVTQVQFLSYFKKINLQCSAFFYYGKTGINPQAFMAIHKTGIAYNDGILIDHEFRTKNPYVYAAGPATRYYGKYFADDKSHQYYDSYEIGAKFGEIIRNKLDPLFKPKEKKRKHSVPQKKNSEGGSFSSNRQSLDEEPSISCDIPTLKKPLVTCCVLPGGLRYLHVRPPGNKLPHYYVHKLQYNGYVLETFKRGYFKLHLDMNLVVDGITCLSPVYSLENFKNLYGKPSNVLNNVYLKYVTKRIDDFYDYFRQAWAQFLYIDHVDDLFAMVKELNPKVLEIQSQEELKAVKPIKKRTVPLSTIIETEGLPRRRLPSVKSHIMDKVRPDLEKYQKSSQMDAIIDYVFEWIDQHDILLPMYLHPSKKPLFMCDLNFHPSFRKKKTKLSKIMKMIMS
- the LOC128674368 gene encoding cilia- and flagella-associated protein 61-like isoform X1, which gives rise to MSIFFDFDVGPSGRRLRRAVDEDKYDIEKFCDRNLTVPLFGEASIGALIELSTLSICMINERKEVTGFVALGDHPVQAALHAAHWEIWMRNMFHRFYLSRNTLFIHYMCCAAEVVDYFVSEALVSVFVNDLYLKNILLLVNKGCPEECYTKYNVFQNNITYTYNARRFTDDNLGMIMFAAEKRNFCPQLKLRRAVQEDNDEIVEILDKKCPRLKELYGEYYIAELVGHHPETKRRIIVAEQKDRSIAGVMCLNSDINYEKLQGTYDLKQFYGLMKTTPLDREMRKRSNKLLSTFGEPVMCGKWSPYSRMVKMKTVRHPSFSEQKTMEIVKAKSSRVSFDQQVYRSSIDSRKSSDASSKYAVTPTTSVQSQMTHTTVVALLEEDDPFEYEIVNIDAGLMMLPDELPFDELLYPDESEMRTTTLTGNNETANEIGPDTEITMSRKVDKRTEKQTTKRRTSLWRKENNIGKVPEVPKRKPSIIPFHYVGEPNAFVIELFGLRDDVHERHSFDLLEAAFEIMKDYDYCIIEVPLEEPAFSLLQHFCFVPILGDIHADTALYVAHRNAIFGKLRVREAEMADVPQISQVLHDVEARDTIWTVEDTLMRGKENKVYVMLCGTAVVGFGIVEPPEQIDFIRTKFLLESYHIHKYHKQHQELDSGFTTLKTVVSYRVFEQHFRFFARDMMRLFGSNSLIWLTAYRNKWIANKANILASMMIPLMPRKNEIEYFETRELKRIGALNKSIIPFTTWFLSKKFCSVPMSNVNARIVVVGASRTALAFIDELIFSESCTYLSFCNVTLISPSAVPHIRKNSQASELMFTKYNSSSDNYVKSVPYTYYVNIVHATLVGIDKRHKYVTVSSGGNIYYDYLCLTFGKQYQPPDYFLDAFKKDHRQRHGEPCKYQRLDNPRYVTEEVHITADYLPENVFIVNSYNESTRAINYVTKLASSAQASCTYLSDYKIIVYGATIHTYCCLTALLEADIPAENIIFVEPFPSKDETEPRISLFCNESVDQAVQEVLANLNITVYRSYYYQDWTIDVNNRVTQVQFLSYFKKINLQCSAFFYYGKTGINPQAFMAIHKTGIAYNDGILIDHEFRTKNPYVYAAGPATRYYGKYFADDKSHQYYDSYEIGAKFGEIIRNKLDPLFKPKEKKRKHSVPQKKNSEGGSFSSNRQSLFYRDEEPSISCDIPTLKKPLVTCCVLPGGLRYLHVRPPGNKLPHYYVHKLQYNGYVLETFKRGYFKLHLDMNLVVDGITCLSPVYSLENFKNLYGKPSNVLNNVYLKYVTKRIDDFYDYFRQAWAQFLYIDHVDDLFAMVKELNPKVLEIQSQEELKAVKPIKKRTVPLSTIIETEGLPRRRLPSVKSHIMDKVRPDLEKYQKSSQMDAIIDYVFEWIDQHDILLPMYLHPSKKPLFMCDLNFHPSFRKKKTKLSKIMKMIMS